A region from the Beduinella massiliensis genome encodes:
- a CDS encoding gamma-glutamyl-gamma-aminobutyrate hydrolase family protein, with amino-acid sequence MKRPLIAITPDYDEQTGYYKINARYMEAVYASGGTGLLLGMDMAEADVELLAERFDGFLFSGGGDIAPSYFREAPHPCCGKVSPRRDAFELPLLRAAVRRGRPVLAVCRGVQVLNVALGGTIYQDIPSQLGIEEGRHRQQEPYDRTHHEVELTPGGLLARVTGKARLSVNSVHHQAVRDVAPGMVVEARSGDGVIEALSLADRKDVLGVQWHPEQLFAQDAAQRALFAHLIARAGERG; translated from the coding sequence ATGAAAAGACCCCTGATTGCCATCACGCCGGACTACGATGAGCAAACCGGCTACTATAAGATCAACGCGCGCTACATGGAGGCCGTATACGCGTCGGGCGGCACCGGCTTGCTGCTCGGTATGGACATGGCGGAAGCGGACGTGGAGCTGCTGGCGGAGCGCTTTGACGGCTTCCTCTTTTCCGGCGGCGGGGACATCGCTCCTTCCTATTTCCGGGAAGCGCCGCATCCGTGCTGCGGTAAGGTTTCTCCCCGGCGCGACGCGTTCGAGCTGCCGCTGCTGCGCGCGGCGGTGCGAAGGGGCAGGCCGGTGCTCGCCGTCTGCCGCGGCGTCCAGGTGCTGAACGTCGCTCTGGGCGGCACGATCTATCAGGATATCCCCTCGCAGCTTGGCATCGAGGAAGGGCGGCACCGTCAGCAGGAGCCCTATGACCGGACGCATCACGAGGTGGAGCTGACGCCGGGCGGGCTCTTGGCCCGCGTCACCGGCAAGGCGCGGCTTTCGGTCAATTCGGTGCATCATCAGGCGGTTCGCGATGTGGCGCCCGGCATGGTCGTGGAGGCCAGGAGCGGGGACGGGGTGATCGAGGCGCTATCCCTCGCAGACAGGAAGGACGTGCTGGGCGTGCAGTGGCACCCGGAGCAGCTTTTTGCGCAGGATGCGGCGCAGCGCGCGCTGTTTGCGCACCTCATCGCCCGTGCAGGGGAACGAGGCTGA
- a CDS encoding SpoIID/LytB domain-containing protein yields MKKSRILRAALCALVTLQCALSFLLPAGVAPAARAAEAESRVRVLLSRLKISDRMDIRFDGVYAAGENDMLTFERGTGVSVVLKNGQLILHYQGMTVNMGGQIAFIRHAAGEGEENGLRFGGGANLYEGDLLLTASDGVIRPVLTIDVEDYLMGVVPYEMSDSFPLEALKAQAVTARTYVLRKMGAKRDYDVVDTTNDQVYKGRNSAYQNAIAAVEQTRGVCGYYKGKLAECYYSASNGGQTELVEHVWSGEGDYGYIAMNEDPYDLENPQSVVRRYAIAKKPGSRGVGEALHALIAAELSEQLEAKGLDTAAENVRIDEVLATSLHTPMFDAPSRLMTKLTLTLKISAREVLAGTKGTPAPEAGSSAQEDDDLFATAAPAETLAPSGTPNPSPTPALGDLKALDEAIEVELSVFPDAEKAMRLSINKDQNELWTIQETDSAFEIEARRYGHGVGMSQRGAEWMAKQYGKSYEEILKFYYPGMELSVRTAAPAPLPTLNVELISTPAPKPTNTPRPTMMPVTQELPEGAWYAVVSNIEDNSTLNLRVEPNMDSDVRMRMVKGQRLIVLRSVADADGWVEVKTDTADGYVLEAYLGREEDSGK; encoded by the coding sequence ATGAAAAAGTCCCGAATCCTGCGCGCAGCGCTGTGCGCCCTCGTCACGCTGCAATGCGCGCTTTCGTTCCTGCTGCCGGCAGGCGTCGCGCCGGCCGCGCGTGCGGCGGAAGCCGAAAGCCGCGTGCGCGTGCTGCTCAGCCGTTTGAAGATATCGGATCGGATGGACATCCGGTTCGACGGCGTGTACGCTGCGGGCGAGAACGACATGCTGACGTTTGAGCGGGGCACGGGCGTGTCGGTGGTCCTGAAAAACGGTCAGTTGATCCTGCACTACCAGGGCATGACGGTCAACATGGGCGGGCAGATCGCCTTCATCCGTCACGCGGCAGGCGAGGGCGAGGAAAACGGCCTGCGCTTCGGCGGCGGTGCGAACCTGTACGAGGGAGACCTGCTGCTGACCGCGTCGGACGGCGTCATTCGTCCGGTGCTCACCATCGACGTGGAGGATTATCTGATGGGCGTCGTGCCCTACGAGATGAGCGACAGCTTCCCGCTGGAAGCGCTCAAGGCCCAGGCGGTCACCGCCCGCACGTATGTGCTCAGAAAGATGGGCGCAAAGCGCGATTACGACGTGGTAGACACGACGAACGACCAGGTATATAAGGGCAGGAACAGCGCCTATCAGAACGCGATCGCCGCGGTGGAACAGACGCGCGGCGTGTGCGGCTACTACAAGGGCAAGCTGGCGGAGTGTTACTATTCCGCGAGCAACGGCGGGCAGACAGAGCTGGTGGAGCACGTCTGGTCGGGCGAAGGCGATTACGGTTACATCGCCATGAACGAGGATCCGTATGATCTGGAAAACCCGCAAAGCGTCGTGCGCCGCTACGCGATCGCCAAGAAACCGGGAAGCCGGGGCGTCGGCGAGGCGCTGCACGCCCTGATTGCCGCGGAATTGAGCGAGCAGCTCGAGGCGAAGGGGCTGGACACGGCGGCAGAGAACGTGCGAATCGACGAGGTGCTGGCGACGAGCCTCCATACGCCGATGTTTGACGCGCCCTCGCGCCTGATGACCAAGCTTACGCTTACGCTTAAAATTTCGGCCCGCGAGGTGCTCGCGGGGACGAAGGGAACCCCTGCGCCGGAAGCGGGGAGCAGTGCGCAGGAAGACGACGACCTGTTTGCCACCGCCGCGCCTGCGGAAACCCTGGCGCCATCCGGTACGCCCAACCCGTCGCCTACGCCCGCGCTGGGCGACCTCAAGGCGCTGGACGAGGCGATCGAGGTCGAGCTCTCCGTCTTCCCGGACGCGGAAAAGGCGATGCGGCTTTCAATCAACAAGGATCAAAACGAGCTTTGGACCATCCAGGAGACGGATAGCGCCTTTGAAATCGAGGCGCGGCGGTACGGACACGGCGTCGGCATGAGCCAGCGGGGCGCGGAGTGGATGGCCAAGCAGTACGGCAAGAGCTACGAAGAGATCCTCAAATTCTACTATCCCGGCATGGAGCTGAGCGTGCGTACGGCCGCGCCGGCTCCCCTGCCGACGCTGAACGTGGAGCTGATCTCGACCCCAGCCCCCAAACCGACGAATACGCCCAGGCCGACGATGATGCCCGTGACCCAGGAATTGCCGGAGGGTGCCTGGTACGCGGTCGTCAGCAACATCGAGGATAACTCGACCCTGAACCTGCGCGTGGAGCCGAACATGGACAGCGACGTGCGCATGCGCATGGTGAAGGGGCAGCGGCTGATCGTGCTCAGAAGCGTAGCGGATGCGGACGGATGGGTTGAGGTCAAGACGGATACGGCCGACGGATATGTATTGGAAGCATATCTGGGGCGAGAGGAAGACAGTGGGAAGTAA
- a CDS encoding recombinase family protein encodes MEQRVYGYIRVSTREQNEDRQLIAMEAFPVPQQHIWLDKQSGKDFNRPAYKRLLRKLRRGDLLVIKSIDRLGRNYHEIIDQWRILTKDKGVDIVVLDMPLLDTRRGKDLLGTFIADVVLQLLSFVAENERANIRQRQAEGIAAAKLRGVRFGRPPIPIPSAFYEWYDRFREGKASIRVAARALGVSHETFRRWAKRQNEKTLAAAPEQLAAGERVTG; translated from the coding sequence ATGGAGCAGAGAGTCTACGGGTACATCCGCGTGTCGACGCGCGAACAAAATGAGGATCGCCAGCTGATTGCCATGGAGGCTTTTCCGGTGCCGCAGCAGCATATCTGGCTGGACAAGCAGAGCGGCAAGGACTTCAACCGGCCGGCGTACAAGCGGCTGCTGCGCAAGCTACGCCGGGGCGATCTGCTCGTGATCAAGAGCATCGACCGTCTCGGCAGGAACTATCACGAGATCATCGACCAATGGCGCATCCTGACCAAGGACAAAGGCGTGGACATCGTGGTGCTGGACATGCCGCTGCTCGACACGCGACGCGGCAAGGATCTGCTGGGCACGTTCATCGCGGACGTGGTTCTGCAGCTGCTCAGCTTCGTCGCGGAAAACGAACGCGCGAACATTCGCCAGCGCCAGGCGGAGGGAATCGCCGCCGCCAAGCTGCGCGGCGTGAGATTTGGCCGCCCGCCGATTCCCATACCCTCGGCGTTTTACGAGTGGTACGACCGCTTCCGCGAGGGCAAGGCGTCCATCCGTGTGGCGGCGAGGGCGCTGGGGGTCTCGCACGAGACGTTCAGACGCTGGGCTAAGCGCCAAAACGAAAAAACCCTTGCCGCTGCGCCAGAGCAGCTTGCGGCAGGGGAACGGGTTACAGGATGA
- a CDS encoding CapA family protein, which produces MQKQMTFTASGDALIARRMPENYPGFLEISRFLRRGAARMTNLETTLTRGGCYPSAFSGGTWLTSDPAVLGDLLSYGFNLVGWANNHTLDYAVPGLLETRRHLCEAGVLHAGAGENLYEASRPALLDTPHGRVAFLSICSTFDSSARAGEQSFAQPGRPGLNPLRHQTVYTVTPEHMRALREIAGGTRINAYDEAMVRQGFRLPAPHGLYAFGDLLFEEGDAEGKRTLPHAGDVARTVKSIREALTDADYAVVMVHSHEVRGASDEETDDFVESFAHSCVDAGACAVVGGGTHQLKGIELYKGRPIFYSLGNFTFQNQSVRLVPPDFMEMYGLPASASAAEGLAARREKATGSLQKNVWAYRSVLPFFAFEDERLAQLALLPVSLGENLPRHLSSWPRPAGPGEAEGILCYLRRVSERYGTCFEMREGLIEVIL; this is translated from the coding sequence ATGCAAAAGCAAATGACGTTTACCGCGTCCGGCGACGCGCTGATCGCCCGGCGCATGCCGGAAAACTACCCGGGGTTCCTCGAAATCTCCCGCTTTCTCCGGCGCGGCGCTGCGCGCATGACCAACCTGGAGACCACGCTCACGCGCGGGGGCTGTTATCCCTCCGCCTTCTCCGGCGGCACGTGGCTGACGTCCGATCCTGCCGTGCTCGGCGACCTGCTTTCCTATGGATTCAACCTCGTCGGCTGGGCGAACAACCATACGCTCGACTATGCCGTGCCCGGTCTGCTCGAGACCCGGCGACATCTCTGCGAAGCGGGCGTCCTGCATGCGGGCGCAGGGGAAAACCTGTACGAAGCGTCCCGTCCCGCTCTGCTCGATACGCCGCATGGCCGCGTCGCTTTTCTGTCCATCTGCTCCACCTTTGATTCCAGCGCTCGCGCGGGAGAGCAGAGCTTTGCGCAGCCCGGCAGGCCCGGCCTGAATCCCCTGCGCCACCAGACGGTCTACACCGTGACGCCGGAGCACATGCGCGCGCTGCGGGAAATCGCCGGCGGCACGCGCATCAACGCCTACGATGAGGCGATGGTGCGTCAGGGCTTTCGCCTGCCCGCGCCGCATGGCTTGTACGCCTTCGGCGACCTGCTCTTCGAGGAGGGCGACGCCGAGGGCAAGCGCACGCTGCCGCATGCGGGCGACGTGGCGCGCACGGTAAAGTCCATTCGCGAGGCGCTGACGGACGCCGACTACGCGGTCGTGATGGTCCACTCCCACGAAGTGCGCGGCGCGTCGGACGAGGAAACGGACGACTTTGTCGAATCCTTCGCGCACAGCTGCGTCGACGCGGGCGCCTGCGCCGTCGTAGGCGGGGGCACGCACCAGCTCAAGGGGATCGAACTGTACAAGGGCCGACCTATCTTCTATTCTCTGGGGAACTTTACGTTTCAAAATCAATCCGTCCGGCTCGTTCCGCCGGACTTCATGGAAATGTACGGCCTGCCCGCTTCCGCCAGCGCGGCCGAGGGGCTGGCTGCGCGCCGCGAAAAAGCGACGGGCAGTCTGCAAAAGAACGTCTGGGCCTACCGCAGCGTGCTCCCGTTCTTCGCTTTCGAAGACGAGCGCCTTGCGCAGCTTGCGCTGCTGCCCGTGTCGCTGGGTGAGAACCTGCCCCGCCACCTCTCTTCCTGGCCCCGTCCCGCCGGGCCCGGCGAGGCGGAGGGGATCCTCTGCTATCTTCGCCGCGTCAGCGAGCGCTACGGCACCTGTTTTGAGATGCGCGAAGGGCTGATCGAAGTCATCCTGTAA
- a CDS encoding GNAT family N-acetyltransferase: MTALSYIGVPTDGRDLSDLFDILCACQHEFVPPLCTRQSSTQQALADGRPIAGRPTAYFEEMRRQHFIVGRNEDGLMVAFLTFKPRYTCPALSRYGENLYMTTACVLPPYRGQGIVNRMYTLVEEELPLSLRTAYVTTRTWSTNASQMHSFLKRGYAICERIADDRGKGIDTVYFVKKIAPSGTA, from the coding sequence ATGACTGCGCTCTCTTACATCGGCGTCCCGACGGACGGGCGGGATCTGTCGGATCTCTTTGACATCCTCTGCGCGTGCCAGCACGAGTTCGTTCCGCCTCTGTGCACCCGCCAAAGCTCGACGCAGCAGGCCCTTGCGGACGGCCGTCCCATCGCCGGGCGGCCTACCGCTTATTTTGAGGAAATGCGCCGTCAGCACTTTATCGTCGGGCGAAATGAAGACGGACTGATGGTCGCTTTTTTGACGTTCAAGCCCCGTTATACCTGCCCCGCGCTCTCTCGTTATGGCGAAAACCTCTACATGACGACGGCCTGCGTGCTGCCGCCCTACCGCGGACAGGGCATCGTCAACCGCATGTATACCTTGGTGGAGGAGGAGCTTCCGCTCTCTCTGCGCACGGCCTACGTAACTACGCGCACCTGGTCTACCAACGCCTCGCAGATGCATTCCTTTCTCAAGCGCGGCTATGCGATTTGCGAACGCATTGCGGACGACCGCGGCAAGGGGATCGACACCGTCTATTTCGTCAAAAAAATAGCGCCGTCCGGTACGGCTTGA
- a CDS encoding acyl-[acyl-carrier-protein] thioesterase, whose product MQPFYETSFSLTARDVDFMGRFRPGAIFTRMQEDGEIHAHALGFGREALLARGLIFVLVRAQLQMDDYPVMGETVVHRTWPGKSNRFFCPRYHTFVRPDGSPLGAVSTLWAVVDMESRAVRSPLTSGIAMPDTSALTPPLSTPERVEHLPCAAVTRAHVAAYSDLDVNGHVNNARYIDWICDSLPVETLRTHALRSLLVNYAKEIKPQTQTILSLRVREDDFSFLAQDEDEQRFFEAGGSFMPWTDGRRF is encoded by the coding sequence ATGCAGCCCTTTTACGAAACCAGCTTTTCTCTAACCGCGCGCGACGTAGATTTTATGGGCCGCTTCCGCCCCGGCGCGATCTTCACCCGCATGCAGGAGGACGGCGAAATTCACGCACACGCGCTCGGCTTTGGCCGCGAGGCGCTGCTTGCGCGCGGGCTCATCTTCGTGCTCGTGCGTGCGCAGCTTCAGATGGACGATTACCCGGTGATGGGCGAAACCGTGGTGCATCGCACCTGGCCCGGCAAGAGCAACCGTTTCTTTTGCCCGCGCTATCATACCTTTGTCCGGCCGGATGGCTCGCCGCTCGGCGCGGTCAGCACGCTATGGGCGGTCGTCGATATGGAATCGCGCGCCGTGCGCTCCCCGCTTACCAGCGGCATCGCCATGCCGGATACCAGCGCCCTCACCCCGCCGCTTTCCACGCCGGAGCGCGTGGAGCATCTTCCCTGTGCGGCCGTTACGCGCGCGCATGTGGCCGCTTATTCCGATCTGGACGTCAACGGTCACGTCAACAACGCGCGCTACATCGACTGGATCTGCGACAGTCTGCCCGTGGAAACGCTGCGCACGCACGCGCTGCGTTCCCTGCTCGTCAACTACGCGAAGGAAATCAAGCCGCAGACACAGACGATTTTGAGCCTTCGCGTCCGGGAGGACGACTTTTCCTTTCTCGCGCAGGACGAGGATGAGCAGCGCTTTTTCGAGGCCGGAGGCAGCTTCATGCCCTGGACGGACGGTCGCCGCTTCTGA